The following proteins are co-located in the Sulfurovum sp. TSL6 genome:
- a CDS encoding M14 family metallopeptidase produces MNHLDIVNELPDAFLDISYRDIKKVFDRPTLVHLKGDKGPALFISILLHGNEFSGLMIMQEILKKYKDTQGFALPRSIWLFVGNVEAASQGLRRLDHELDFNRAWPGTPEPGAPTSKLIAQVMQKITEDELFAALDLHNNTGKNPPYGCISVVNEKNKYLSSFFHHIAMVFHTPKGVSTMAFDDICPAITLECSTPGNQLGIDKAVALLDDLMHMDHFPDKALPAHDLQLVQNSAVLKIAKGVNFGFEDEEGSFDLTLVENFDRHNFTQLNISEVFAHTTLEKPLIATAEDGTDLTDALISNNNGAISLKKPLIPAMITLDKRIIIQDCLCYLLEDYRDLLLH; encoded by the coding sequence ATGAACCATTTGGACATTGTGAATGAACTACCCGATGCATTTTTGGATATCTCCTATCGAGATATCAAAAAGGTGTTTGATCGACCGACACTTGTACATCTTAAAGGTGATAAAGGTCCTGCACTGTTCATATCTATACTGCTTCATGGAAATGAGTTCAGTGGACTGATGATCATGCAGGAGATACTCAAAAAGTACAAAGATACACAGGGATTTGCACTTCCAAGATCGATCTGGCTTTTTGTGGGAAATGTCGAAGCCGCGTCACAAGGTCTTCGAAGACTTGACCATGAACTGGACTTTAACCGTGCATGGCCGGGCACACCGGAACCAGGTGCACCTACATCAAAACTTATTGCACAAGTGATGCAGAAGATCACAGAAGATGAACTCTTCGCAGCCCTTGATCTGCACAATAATACAGGAAAAAATCCACCTTACGGCTGTATTTCTGTAGTCAATGAGAAAAACAAGTACTTAAGCAGTTTCTTTCACCATATTGCCATGGTGTTTCATACACCAAAAGGGGTTTCAACAATGGCCTTTGATGATATCTGTCCTGCTATTACACTCGAGTGTTCTACACCTGGTAATCAGCTGGGTATAGACAAAGCCGTAGCGCTGTTGGATGATCTGATGCATATGGACCATTTTCCCGATAAAGCACTTCCCGCTCATGACCTGCAGTTGGTACAAAACAGTGCCGTGCTTAAAATAGCCAAAGGGGTGAATTTCGGATTTGAGGATGAGGAAGGAAGTTTTGATCTTACGCTGGTAGAGAACTTTGACCGTCATAACTTCACGCAACTCAACATCTCTGAAGTCTTTGCACATACCACCCTGGAGAAACCTCTCATTGCAACCGCAGAAGATGGTACGGATTTAACGGATGCATTGATATCCAATAATAACGGGGCCATCTCTCTTAAAAAACCTCTCATACCGGCGATGATCACTCTGGATAAAAGAATCATCATACAAGATTGCCTCTGTTATCTACTCGAAGACTATAGAGATCTACTCTTACATTAA
- a CDS encoding EAL domain-containing protein produces the protein MPIRTITDKHYKGVSELYRKSDGQVTGYYVTYRDTDGKPIKKRVEAQTRDEALQKLMEIKHQVDLDKKGKNMGATLPQPEHKILANENNKKPLSLKSSRKTMQDHQKMISTYNDVAIVSLIDIVAFDDINILYGYETGTRIVTEMQTMLEDTLQEMDTQGVFRKHGVEVFSYEMYHVYADKLCLFIKHDLNHRLLEFVVKALSQRIANHKFFMADDSHIHLNATFGATKADSSVSLLYAEKALQEAKKSRKNYVFYDTYSINKNEHIVNKVYETLLNNIKQETVTPYFQGIFDADNDTLPNKFESLMRLMDSEGHVLSPAAFMEKSKEYRLYTQLMSQMIEKVFDVMDKHDVAITLNLSYLDINNAELCHTLMRQIKQRKIGNRLTVEIVESEQIEDIEQVNEFIFSLKKQGVLIAIDDFGSGFSNFDNIVNLDIDYVKLDGSLVSKIDDEKYRIILENMVKICHDLGIQTIAEYISDERIMSLAKSIGVDYLQGYHLHKPEHWDRVSATFGPKGGNIV, from the coding sequence ATGCCAATCAGAACTATCACTGACAAGCACTATAAAGGTGTCAGTGAACTCTATCGTAAATCCGATGGTCAGGTTACAGGTTACTACGTGACCTATAGAGATACTGATGGCAAACCGATCAAGAAAAGAGTAGAGGCTCAGACCAGAGATGAAGCTTTACAGAAACTGATGGAAATTAAACATCAAGTGGACTTAGACAAAAAAGGAAAGAATATGGGTGCAACTCTTCCTCAACCAGAACATAAAATATTGGCCAATGAAAATAATAAAAAGCCATTGTCTCTTAAATCATCAAGAAAAACAATGCAGGATCACCAAAAAATGATCTCTACCTACAATGATGTGGCTATCGTTTCACTGATAGACATCGTTGCATTCGATGATATTAATATCCTCTACGGCTATGAAACAGGTACACGGATTGTCACTGAAATGCAAACGATGCTAGAAGATACGCTGCAAGAGATGGACACTCAAGGTGTATTTAGAAAACACGGTGTTGAAGTATTTTCTTATGAAATGTATCATGTCTATGCAGATAAACTCTGTTTATTCATAAAACATGACTTGAATCATCGTCTGCTTGAATTTGTTGTAAAAGCGTTATCACAACGCATTGCAAATCATAAGTTCTTTATGGCTGATGACAGCCATATTCATTTGAATGCGACGTTTGGTGCCACCAAAGCAGATAGTTCTGTGAGTTTACTCTATGCGGAAAAAGCATTGCAGGAAGCAAAAAAATCACGCAAGAACTATGTTTTTTATGACACGTATTCGATCAATAAGAATGAACATATCGTCAATAAAGTCTATGAGACATTGCTTAATAATATTAAACAAGAGACCGTCACCCCATACTTTCAGGGGATCTTTGATGCGGATAATGATACCCTGCCAAACAAGTTTGAAAGCCTCATGAGACTGATGGACAGTGAAGGGCATGTATTATCCCCAGCGGCATTTATGGAAAAATCAAAAGAGTACCGTTTATATACACAGTTGATGTCTCAAATGATAGAAAAAGTGTTTGATGTTATGGATAAACACGATGTTGCTATAACCTTGAACCTTTCGTATCTGGATATCAATAACGCTGAACTTTGTCATACTTTGATGCGTCAAATTAAACAAAGGAAGATTGGGAATCGTTTAACGGTTGAGATCGTGGAGAGTGAGCAGATAGAAGATATTGAACAGGTCAATGAATTTATATTTTCACTTAAAAAACAAGGGGTACTGATCGCGATAGATGATTTTGGCAGCGGATTTTCCAATTTTGACAATATCGTCAATCTTGATATCGACTATGTCAAACTTGATGGTTCGCTGGTCTCGAAAATAGATGATGAAAAATACAGGATCATCCTGGAGAATATGGTGAAGATATGCCATGACCTTGGGATCCAAACCATTGCTGAATATATCAGTGATGAGAGAATTATGAGTCTGGCAAAAAGTATCGGTGTAGACTATCTTCAAGGGTATCATTTGCATAAGCCGGAGCATTGGGACCGTGTTAGCGCAACATTTGGCCCGAAAGGGGGCAACATTGTATAA
- a CDS encoding diguanylate cyclase domain-containing protein has translation MYNNNDKLVQITEKTKRRALKHEIILPSTYLEIFMEEMKKIDDQEQEKSIHNVAADEDEIINTMKSLKQMEQHWFDSGRDYVTELKVLRSAMDTLRTQLFSDDISKSKNRLWIFKDKLNNNETFNDRGFLISIKIIDYDRINSEYDTNIGNRLLKQVSDYMIGYLDQKHCHYEIVRYSDDNFLIFLHELNEKEVEEYLHNMQNEMSNYSFKHRNRVFNLTFNAALMHYIENESFASVLGQLDDKLFENRL, from the coding sequence TTGTATAACAATAACGATAAACTGGTACAGATCACCGAAAAAACAAAGCGTAGGGCGTTAAAGCATGAGATCATCCTACCTTCTACGTATCTTGAGATATTTATGGAAGAGATGAAAAAAATAGATGATCAAGAGCAAGAAAAAAGTATTCACAATGTTGCAGCAGATGAGGATGAGATCATAAACACTATGAAGTCGCTGAAACAAATGGAGCAACATTGGTTTGATTCAGGTAGAGACTATGTGACTGAGCTGAAAGTTCTGCGGTCTGCTATGGACACTCTGCGTACACAACTCTTTTCAGATGATATTTCGAAGAGTAAAAACCGATTATGGATCTTTAAAGATAAGCTCAATAATAATGAAACATTTAATGATCGCGGATTTTTGATCAGTATCAAGATAATCGATTATGACAGGATCAATAGTGAGTATGATACGAATATAGGGAATAGACTCTTAAAACAGGTTAGTGACTATATGATCGGTTATTTGGACCAGAAGCATTGCCATTATGAGATCGTGCGTTATTCGGATGATAACTTTCTGATTTTTTTGCATGAGTTGAATGAGAAGGAAGTAGAAGAATATCTACACAATATGCAAAATGAGATGTCAAATTATAGCTTCAAACACCGTAATAGGGTATTTAACCTGACATTTAACGCTGCGCTTATGCACTATATAGAAAATGAATCCTTTGCATCAGTACTGGGTCAGTTAGACGACAAACTTTTTGAAAATAGGTTGTAA
- a CDS encoding globin domain-containing protein: protein MVLSEKTVEICKKTAPLLVEYGEAITTRMYEILFMNYPETRALFPEALEAQYKKLAGAIVAYAANIDKLHVLSHTVDDIAKRHVTTNVKPEHYPMVGASLLQAIKDVLGDVASKDVIDAWKEAYFFLGDILIGREKELYAAR from the coding sequence ATGGTACTCTCAGAAAAAACAGTTGAGATATGTAAAAAAACAGCACCGTTACTAGTAGAATATGGGGAAGCTATTACTACGAGAATGTATGAGATCTTGTTTATGAATTATCCTGAGACAAGAGCTCTTTTCCCTGAAGCACTTGAAGCGCAGTACAAAAAACTTGCAGGGGCTATCGTTGCATACGCAGCCAATATCGATAAGCTTCATGTGTTAAGTCATACGGTAGATGACATTGCAAAAAGGCATGTAACTACAAATGTGAAGCCAGAACACTATCCCATGGTGGGTGCTTCTTTACTACAAGCCATTAAAGATGTGCTGGGTGATGTAGCAAGTAAAGATGTCATTGATGCCTGGAAAGAGGCGTATTTCTTCTTGGGAGATATACTCATAGGAAGAGAAAAAGAGCTCTATGCTGCTAGATAG
- a CDS encoding DUF4395 domain-containing protein, with product MNLQAFFTYGEKVPGYEIGVLNEREARAAAAILFVGAFLGLMNGIMLHTAVFSKYFVTFFAIDFTMRIIQPRYAPSLMLGRFFVQNQRPEYVGAAQKRFAWVLGFVLAWPMFYYLVIDFQPNPLKAMVCLVCMALLFFEAAFSICLGCKIFEWVKRKDPKYCPGGVCEMNIKEPIQTFSTAQKVILISTVLVMGYGIYAYFTKLPDRTVFVQKMKTMMMSQAELDAIQAAKEKAEEDAFFNDDEDL from the coding sequence ATGAATCTACAAGCGTTTTTTACCTATGGTGAAAAGGTGCCAGGATATGAAATAGGGGTACTCAATGAAAGAGAAGCGCGTGCGGCAGCAGCCATACTGTTTGTCGGTGCATTTCTCGGACTGATGAACGGGATCATGCTGCATACGGCAGTCTTTTCAAAATATTTTGTAACGTTTTTTGCCATCGACTTTACGATGCGTATCATTCAGCCGCGCTATGCACCCAGTTTGATGCTGGGGCGTTTTTTTGTACAGAACCAGAGACCTGAGTATGTCGGAGCTGCACAGAAACGTTTTGCATGGGTACTGGGATTTGTACTTGCATGGCCGATGTTCTACTATCTGGTCATCGATTTTCAGCCCAATCCGCTTAAAGCAATGGTGTGTTTGGTCTGTATGGCACTGCTCTTTTTCGAAGCGGCCTTCTCTATCTGCCTGGGATGCAAGATCTTCGAATGGGTCAAGAGAAAAGATCCGAAGTACTGTCCGGGCGGTGTGTGTGAAATGAACATAAAAGAGCCTATACAAACCTTTTCAACAGCTCAGAAGGTCATCCTTATCTCCACGGTACTGGTCATGGGGTACGGTATCTATGCCTACTTTACCAAACTACCCGACAGAACCGTTTTTGTCCAAAAGATGAAAACGATGATGATGAGTCAGGCCGAACTTGATGCGATACAAGCAGCAAAAGAGAAAGCTGAAGAGGATGCATTCTTCAATGACGATGAGGATCTCTAG
- a CDS encoding arsenic transporter yields the protein MLLASTLFLITLIFVIWQPKGLQIGTTAIIGAVVALILGVVSFDDVITVTNIVWDATLAFIGIIILSMVLDQIGFFEWAALKMARLSRGNGNLLFIYILLLGALVAAFFANDGAALILTPILLAKMKHLNMKPLAIFAFLMAGGFIGDSASNPLVISNLTNIVTAGYFDIGFWEYAKTMFLPNLLSILASLTVLWIYFRKDIPKHLDIENLATPESVIKNQTMFKLSWWFLGLLMMGYFIGDYFNLPVSLFALGGALVFLAIATHYKATNPIMTIKTAPWQVVWFSIGLYVVVYGLKNAGLTSYLAVMISDLQEMGHATAVIGTGFLAAGLSSIMNNMPTIMIMDIAIDEAGHHALAYANILGSNLGPKMTPIGSLATLLWLHVLAQKGVKIGWGEYMKVGLVITPPVLLIALLGLV from the coding sequence ATGCTGTTAGCCTCTACCCTCTTTCTTATCACTCTCATCTTTGTCATCTGGCAGCCAAAAGGTCTGCAGATAGGTACGACTGCCATCATTGGTGCTGTGGTTGCATTGATCCTTGGTGTCGTAAGCTTTGACGATGTTATTACCGTCACAAATATCGTCTGGGATGCGACCCTGGCTTTCATAGGTATCATCATCCTCTCCATGGTACTCGATCAGATAGGTTTTTTCGAATGGGCAGCACTCAAAATGGCAAGACTTAGCCGTGGCAATGGTAATCTTCTTTTTATTTATATCCTGCTTTTAGGTGCATTAGTGGCTGCTTTCTTTGCCAACGATGGTGCAGCACTCATTCTGACCCCTATTCTTTTAGCCAAGATGAAACACTTGAACATGAAACCTCTGGCCATCTTTGCTTTTCTGATGGCGGGCGGATTCATAGGTGACAGTGCATCTAACCCCTTAGTGATCTCCAATCTGACAAATATCGTGACAGCCGGCTACTTTGACATAGGCTTCTGGGAATATGCCAAAACCATGTTCTTGCCTAACTTACTCTCTATCCTTGCATCACTTACAGTACTGTGGATCTATTTTAGAAAAGACATCCCCAAGCATTTAGATATAGAAAACCTTGCCACACCGGAATCTGTCATTAAAAACCAAACGATGTTCAAACTCAGCTGGTGGTTCCTGGGACTTTTAATGATGGGGTACTTCATAGGTGACTACTTCAACCTGCCTGTCTCACTCTTTGCATTGGGTGGAGCACTGGTCTTTCTTGCCATTGCAACACATTACAAAGCAACAAACCCCATCATGACCATCAAAACGGCTCCATGGCAAGTGGTCTGGTTCTCTATAGGGCTTTATGTCGTTGTTTATGGCCTTAAAAATGCAGGCCTTACTTCTTACCTGGCTGTTATGATCAGTGACTTACAGGAAATGGGCCACGCCACGGCTGTAATAGGTACAGGTTTCCTTGCAGCAGGGCTCAGTTCCATCATGAACAATATGCCTACCATTATGATCATGGACATTGCCATCGATGAAGCCGGCCATCATGCTTTGGCTTACGCAAATATACTAGGCTCCAACCTGGGACCTAAAATGACCCCTATCGGTTCACTGGCCACCCTGCTTTGGTTACATGTACTGGCACAAAAAGGTGTAAAAATTGGCTGGGGAGAATATATGAAAGTGGGACTTGTGATCACTCCACCGGTACTACTGATAGCCTTACTCGGTTTAGTATAA
- a CDS encoding arsenate reductase ArsC yields MNKKVLILCTGNSCRSIIAEALINAELEGIDAESSGVKASGKVNPNAQKLLEQKGIWRDEYHSKTLDTVINNEYDLVVTVCDHAHETCPMFPKPVKTIHIGFEDPDGKGFEAFEETYKEIKNELLPQVKKELT; encoded by the coding sequence TTGAACAAAAAAGTTCTTATACTCTGTACAGGAAACAGTTGCAGAAGTATCATCGCTGAAGCACTTATTAATGCTGAACTCGAAGGTATAGATGCTGAAAGTTCAGGAGTCAAAGCTTCAGGAAAAGTGAATCCCAATGCTCAAAAACTATTGGAACAAAAAGGGATTTGGAGAGACGAATATCACTCTAAAACACTGGACACTGTGATAAATAACGAGTATGACCTTGTGGTCACGGTCTGCGATCATGCGCATGAAACCTGCCCTATGTTTCCCAAACCGGTGAAAACGATCCATATAGGATTTGAAGATCCTGACGGTAAAGGGTTTGAAGCGTTTGAAGAGACATACAAAGAGATCAAAAATGAATTATTACCTCAAGTTAAAAAGGAACTCACATGA
- a CDS encoding SO_0444 family Cu/Zn efflux transporter has product MEYVMEFWTALIELSNAMAPYILFGLLFAGLLHEFVPDTIVTKHLGKDNIFSVIKATLFGVPLPVCSCGVIPLATSIKKSGASKGSTLSFLISTPITGVDSILATYGIFGWIFTIYRVITSMIIAMAAGILANIFDKKEEQVAAKPAFSAVKAPNTFSPTFSMPKKEEASCCSTASSCCATEEKSFWLTSALRYAFVTLLGDIAKPLVWGLLLGALITVAIPQSISDILMEYSWFSYLIVIAIAVPMYVCATASLPIAAGLMLSGVNAGAAFVFLSAGPATNTVTIGVVKKMLGTRSLAIYLGSIVVGSIVFGLGLDYLFSASDINPASLIHMEEEAGVVAIASSILLWGLIGYLLVKKKA; this is encoded by the coding sequence ATGGAATATGTAATGGAATTTTGGACCGCACTCATAGAGCTTAGTAATGCAATGGCTCCCTATATATTATTTGGTTTGCTTTTTGCAGGCTTATTGCATGAGTTCGTCCCCGATACCATAGTTACAAAACATTTAGGTAAAGACAACATATTCTCTGTCATCAAAGCCACACTTTTTGGTGTACCGTTGCCTGTATGTTCCTGTGGTGTGATCCCCTTGGCCACAAGTATCAAAAAAAGTGGTGCAAGTAAAGGATCGACACTTTCATTTCTGATCTCAACTCCTATTACAGGAGTAGATTCCATTTTGGCAACCTATGGGATATTTGGATGGATATTTACCATTTATCGTGTGATCACTTCTATGATCATCGCTATGGCAGCCGGTATTTTGGCAAACATTTTTGATAAAAAAGAAGAGCAGGTAGCAGCCAAACCTGCTTTTTCAGCGGTCAAGGCTCCAAATACTTTTTCTCCAACGTTTTCCATGCCAAAAAAAGAAGAGGCCAGTTGTTGCAGTACCGCTTCTTCATGTTGTGCTACCGAAGAAAAAAGTTTTTGGCTTACCAGTGCTTTACGCTACGCCTTTGTGACACTTTTAGGTGACATTGCTAAACCGCTTGTATGGGGTTTGCTACTGGGAGCATTGATCACTGTGGCGATACCTCAAAGCATCAGTGATATCCTGATGGAGTATTCGTGGTTTTCCTATCTTATTGTTATTGCTATTGCAGTACCGATGTATGTGTGTGCTACAGCATCTTTACCTATTGCTGCAGGATTAATGCTCTCAGGTGTAAATGCAGGAGCAGCCTTTGTTTTTCTTTCTGCGGGTCCAGCGACCAATACAGTGACCATTGGTGTCGTCAAAAAAATGCTTGGAACACGTTCACTTGCTATTTATCTGGGAAGTATCGTTGTAGGAAGTATCGTATTTGGATTAGGATTGGATTATCTGTTTTCAGCTTCAGATATCAACCCGGCTTCTTTGATCCATATGGAGGAAGAGGCAGGAGTGGTTGCAATAGCGAGTTCTATCCTATTATGGGGGCTTATAGGGTACCTTTTAGTAAAGAAAAAAGCCTGA